Proteins encoded within one genomic window of Streptomyces sp. NBC_00523:
- a CDS encoding HAD family hydrolase, with amino-acid sequence MTRAALFDVDGTLVDTNYLHVTAWWEAFHQAGHTVPMPAIHRAVGLGSGDLVSHLLGPDRDREQDAGISATHSALYATYFERLPPLEGAADLLRALAGRGWTIVLATSASGHELKALRRALDADDVISGTASSDDVDEGKPAPDPIRHAMEIAGATSEEAVYIGDSVWDMAAATRASVPAVGLLSGGIPRADLEAAGAVEIHDSPAALLDRLDSGVIGRMSA; translated from the coding sequence ATGACGCGCGCCGCGCTGTTCGACGTGGACGGCACCCTGGTCGACACCAACTACCTGCACGTCACCGCGTGGTGGGAGGCGTTCCACCAGGCCGGGCACACCGTGCCGATGCCCGCGATCCACCGCGCGGTCGGCCTGGGCTCAGGCGACCTCGTCTCCCATCTGCTGGGCCCCGACCGGGACCGGGAACAGGACGCCGGGATCAGCGCCACGCACTCCGCGCTGTACGCCACCTATTTCGAACGCCTGCCCCCGCTGGAGGGCGCGGCGGATCTGCTGCGCGCCCTGGCCGGCCGGGGCTGGACGATCGTCCTCGCCACCTCCGCCTCCGGGCACGAGCTGAAGGCCCTGCGGCGCGCGCTCGACGCCGACGACGTCATCTCCGGGACCGCGAGCTCCGACGACGTGGACGAGGGGAAGCCCGCCCCGGACCCGATCCGTCACGCGATGGAGATCGCCGGGGCCACCAGCGAGGAGGCCGTGTACATCGGCGACTCCGTCTGGGACATGGCGGCGGCGACCAGGGCGTCGGTCCCCGCCGTGGGCCTGCTGTCGGGCGGCATTCCCCGGGCGGACCTGGAGGCGGCCGGGGCCGTGGAGATCCACGACTCCCCGGCCGCGCTCCTGGACCGCCTCGACTCCGGCGTCATCGGTCGGATGAGCGCCTGA
- a CDS encoding NAD-dependent epimerase/dehydratase family protein: MNASQGLRVVVTGATGNVGTSLVRALARDPDVGSVLGLARRLPDLALPGVEWGRVDLSRPDSAQRLGSLLTGADAVVHLAWRFQPTHDPVVTWRSNVEGSLRVFDAVRTAGVPALVHASSVGAYAPGPKREPGVDEQWPTHGWPDAAYCREKAYLERVLDTFELRHPQIRVVRMRPGFLFKETAASEQRRIFGGKHLPGGLLRPDLLPFVPDLEGLRFQVLHTDDAAEAYRRAVLGDVRGPFNLAADTVTDARSLGALLDARVVRAPVPLVRGALATAWHARAVPASPHLFDAVLRLPVMDCARAHEELDWRPRYSASEALTAFLRGVVRGTGEETAPLAGSRWS, translated from the coding sequence GTGAACGCATCGCAAGGGCTGCGCGTCGTCGTCACGGGCGCCACCGGCAACGTCGGCACGAGCCTCGTGCGGGCCCTGGCGCGGGACCCGGATGTCGGGTCGGTCCTCGGCCTGGCCCGGCGGCTGCCCGACCTGGCCCTGCCCGGCGTCGAGTGGGGGAGGGTGGACCTCTCCCGCCCGGACAGCGCCCAGCGGCTCGGCTCACTGCTGACGGGCGCGGACGCCGTCGTGCATCTGGCGTGGCGCTTCCAGCCCACCCACGACCCCGTCGTCACCTGGCGCAGCAACGTCGAGGGCTCCCTCCGCGTCTTCGATGCGGTGCGCACGGCGGGCGTCCCGGCGCTGGTGCACGCCTCGTCCGTCGGCGCCTACGCGCCCGGGCCGAAACGGGAGCCCGGAGTGGACGAACAGTGGCCCACCCATGGCTGGCCGGACGCCGCCTACTGCCGGGAGAAGGCGTACCTGGAACGGGTCCTGGACACCTTCGAGCTGCGCCACCCGCAGATCCGGGTGGTACGGATGCGGCCCGGGTTCCTCTTCAAGGAGACGGCCGCCTCGGAGCAGCGGCGCATCTTCGGCGGGAAACACCTTCCCGGGGGACTCCTCCGCCCCGACCTGCTGCCCTTCGTACCCGACCTGGAAGGGCTGAGGTTCCAGGTGCTGCACACGGACGACGCGGCCGAGGCGTACCGGCGCGCCGTGCTCGGCGACGTACGCGGCCCCTTCAACCTGGCCGCCGACACCGTCACCGACGCCCGGTCCCTCGGCGCCCTCCTCGACGCGCGGGTGGTACGCGCGCCCGTGCCGCTCGTACGCGGAGCGCTGGCGACCGCCTGGCACGCACGGGCGGTCCCCGCGTCGCCCCACCTCTTCGACGCCGTACTGCGCCTCCCCGTCATGGACTGCGCCCGCGCCCACGAGGAACTGGACTGGCGGCCCCGCTACTCGGCGTCCGAAGCGCTGACGGCGTTCCTGCGCGGCGTCGTACGCGGCACGGGCGAGGAGACGGCGCCGCTGGCGGGCAGCCGGTGGAGCTGA
- a CDS encoding isochorismatase family cysteine hydrolase, with the protein MSRKALIVIDMINPYNHQDADQLLPSAERAVPVIADMLEAARGSGSLVIYANDNFGDWRSHHGEIVEAAMAGARPDLVEPLKPDENSLFVVKARHSIFYETPLPYLFHQLDVDHLVLTGQVTEQCILYSALDAHIRHMDLTIPRDGVAHIHADLADAALRMTERNMGARVCAAEEITL; encoded by the coding sequence ATGTCCCGCAAGGCGCTGATCGTGATCGACATGATCAACCCGTACAACCACCAGGACGCCGACCAGCTCCTTCCCTCGGCCGAGCGGGCCGTGCCGGTCATCGCGGACATGCTCGAGGCGGCCCGGGGCAGCGGTTCCCTCGTGATCTACGCCAACGACAACTTCGGCGACTGGCGCTCCCACCACGGCGAGATCGTGGAGGCGGCCATGGCGGGCGCCCGCCCCGACCTGGTGGAACCGCTGAAGCCCGACGAGAACTCGCTCTTCGTGGTCAAGGCCCGGCACTCGATTTTTTACGAGACGCCCCTGCCGTACCTGTTCCACCAGCTGGACGTCGACCACCTCGTCCTGACCGGCCAGGTGACGGAGCAGTGCATCCTCTACTCCGCGCTCGACGCGCACATCCGGCACATGGACCTGACCATCCCCCGTGACGGGGTGGCCCACATCCACGCCGACCTGGCCGACGCCGCGCTCCGGATGACCGAACGGAACATGGGCGCCCGGGTGTGCGCCGCCGAAGAGATCACCCTCTGA
- a CDS encoding VOC family protein, producing the protein MAVATYCLVAIDCPDPAALAGFYQKVLGGEVTHDNDRWYDLRVPGGARLAFQLTPDYRPPEWPRADRNSQQEHLDFEVTDMEAAQREVLALGATPLDVDDDGGKRGFRVFADPAGHPFCLCNGES; encoded by the coding sequence ATGGCTGTCGCGACCTACTGCCTGGTTGCCATCGACTGCCCGGACCCGGCGGCGCTGGCCGGTTTCTACCAGAAGGTGCTGGGCGGGGAGGTGACGCACGACAACGACCGCTGGTACGACCTCCGCGTCCCCGGCGGAGCGCGCCTGGCCTTCCAGCTGACCCCCGACTACCGCCCGCCGGAGTGGCCGCGCGCCGACCGGAACTCCCAGCAGGAACACCTGGACTTCGAGGTGACCGACATGGAGGCCGCCCAGCGCGAGGTGCTGGCCCTCGGGGCCACACCCCTCGACGTGGACGACGACGGCGGCAAGCGCGGCTTCCGGGTCTTCGCGGACCCGGCGGGGCACCCGTTCTGCCTGTGCAACGGCGAGAGCTGA